A stretch of Myceligenerans xiligouense DNA encodes these proteins:
- a CDS encoding DUF697 domain-containing protein, which yields MNTNAEEHEGVDPEDVLKAAEAERSRIGRFNLAVVGGTGVGKSSLINAVFGSDHARTGVGLPVTRGINYHKNSDGTLGIWDFEGFEVGTSMRPADIVRENLAMIAAGPPGQRIAAVWYCVASSSARLQPAEIDVLAEFKAQGLPVVVVLTKVARARTGMKVSVGSGLTRDWAISDDARAMLDWFEDPRSADGTPIDLPIDAVVATAAVDQGRFGGPMHGLEQLLEVTRELSPAEWDDAIKVAQKIVPDLKREMCRRVISAAATAAGGVAFVPIPVADAVALSGIQLAMMGKICAYYGMDLKVLGSGQLITQLAVQFAGKALARSLLKLIPGAGMFVNAAVAGGLTFATGEAWMRFCEAVSTGKVKVEDIEEAWGAYAPSVPQVIDGIRKFSTMKR from the coding sequence GTGAACACCAACGCCGAAGAGCACGAAGGTGTCGATCCCGAGGACGTGCTGAAGGCCGCGGAAGCAGAGCGGTCCCGGATCGGGCGGTTCAACCTGGCTGTCGTGGGCGGGACCGGCGTGGGCAAGTCGTCGCTGATCAACGCGGTCTTCGGATCGGATCACGCGCGTACCGGCGTGGGGCTGCCGGTCACGCGCGGAATCAACTATCACAAGAACTCCGACGGCACCCTGGGCATCTGGGACTTCGAGGGATTCGAGGTCGGCACCAGCATGCGGCCGGCCGACATCGTGCGCGAGAATCTCGCGATGATCGCCGCCGGCCCGCCGGGGCAGCGGATCGCCGCGGTCTGGTACTGCGTGGCGTCGTCGTCGGCGCGATTGCAGCCCGCCGAGATCGATGTGCTTGCCGAGTTCAAGGCGCAGGGACTGCCCGTCGTCGTCGTGCTGACGAAGGTGGCGCGTGCTCGCACCGGCATGAAGGTCAGCGTCGGATCAGGACTGACGCGGGACTGGGCGATCTCCGACGACGCTCGGGCGATGCTCGATTGGTTCGAGGATCCCAGGTCTGCCGACGGCACACCGATCGATCTGCCGATCGACGCCGTCGTCGCGACCGCTGCCGTCGATCAGGGACGGTTCGGGGGCCCGATGCACGGACTCGAGCAGCTCCTTGAGGTCACGCGGGAGCTGAGCCCGGCGGAGTGGGACGACGCGATCAAGGTCGCACAGAAGATCGTGCCGGATCTGAAGCGCGAGATGTGCCGCCGAGTGATCTCCGCAGCTGCGACGGCCGCAGGCGGTGTGGCCTTCGTGCCGATCCCCGTCGCCGACGCCGTCGCCCTGTCCGGCATCCAACTCGCGATGATGGGCAAGATCTGCGCCTACTACGGGATGGACCTGAAGGTCCTCGGTAGTGGGCAGCTCATCACGCAGCTCGCCGTACAGTTCGCGGGTAAGGCGCTGGCGCGCAGCCTCCTCAAGTTGATTCCGGGTGCGGGGATGTTCGTCAACGCTGCCGTGGCCGGTGGACTGACCTTCGCGACGGGCGAGGCGTGGATGCGATTCTGCGAGGCCGTCTCCACCGGCAAGGTCAAGGTCGAAGACATCGAGGAGGCGTGGGGAGCCTATGCGCCGTCGGTTCCGCAGGTGATCGACGGGATCCGGAAGTTCAGCACGATGAAGCGGTAG
- a CDS encoding AAA family ATPase, which translates to MTAFTAGPQHVVDGVDYVEDVSFFNTAGPCDPAKHYMVPAAERLSDVSALIERELYLVVHAPRQTGKTTTIRALAKELTASGKYAALAFSCQAAGAAQDDYVAAQDAILGAIRQRALIDLPEELRPPEWPESAALMKINAGLSAWAEVCPRPIVLFMDEIDSVIGTSLISVLRQIRDGYEIRPEAFPSSIVLCGLRDVRDYKAASGGDPTRLSSASPFNIKAESLRLGNFTRDDIAELYGQHTLDTGQEFTPQALDAVYEATGGQPWLVNALADEMTASFKMAVPLSEPVTAEHVAVARERLIRARATHLDSLVDKLREPRVKRIIQPLIAGGFTAAGGEYNDDLSYVTDLGLVARDKPVRVANSIYREVIVRVLAAWTEDNIETDPRTFVRDDGTLDIDLLLSEFTEFWRENGEVLTEGASYKEVAAQLVLMGYLHRAINGHGFIDREYGVGRRRIDLLIRWPWISSDGTRHVQKQVLELKVWRSRSGDPLEQGLAQIDGYLDRTAQDSGVLVIFDQRKNAPDIHERISRTTETTPTGKQVTLLRL; encoded by the coding sequence ATGACCGCGTTCACCGCAGGTCCGCAGCACGTAGTCGACGGCGTCGACTACGTTGAGGACGTGAGCTTCTTCAACACCGCTGGGCCGTGCGATCCGGCCAAGCACTACATGGTGCCGGCGGCTGAGCGCCTGTCGGACGTCTCAGCTCTGATCGAGCGTGAGCTCTACCTGGTGGTACACGCGCCGCGGCAGACGGGCAAGACGACGACGATCCGCGCGCTGGCGAAGGAGCTCACGGCGAGCGGGAAGTACGCGGCGCTGGCGTTCTCATGCCAGGCGGCCGGGGCGGCGCAGGACGACTACGTCGCAGCACAGGACGCAATTCTTGGCGCGATCCGACAGCGGGCACTGATCGATCTGCCCGAGGAACTGCGACCACCCGAGTGGCCGGAGTCTGCCGCGTTGATGAAGATCAACGCGGGGCTGTCCGCATGGGCGGAAGTGTGCCCGAGGCCGATCGTGCTGTTCATGGATGAGATCGACTCCGTGATCGGCACGAGCCTGATCAGCGTGCTCCGGCAGATCCGGGACGGTTACGAGATCCGGCCCGAGGCGTTCCCGTCCTCCATTGTGTTGTGCGGGCTCCGGGATGTACGCGACTACAAGGCTGCCTCGGGCGGCGACCCGACGCGGTTGAGCTCGGCCAGTCCGTTCAACATCAAGGCCGAGTCCCTGAGATTGGGCAACTTCACCCGCGACGACATCGCGGAACTCTACGGGCAGCACACCCTGGACACCGGCCAGGAGTTCACTCCACAAGCGCTGGACGCTGTGTATGAAGCCACCGGCGGTCAGCCGTGGCTGGTCAACGCGCTGGCCGACGAGATGACGGCGTCCTTCAAGATGGCTGTGCCTCTATCGGAACCGGTCACAGCCGAGCATGTCGCGGTGGCGCGGGAGCGCCTGATCCGTGCACGAGCGACGCATCTGGACTCCCTCGTGGACAAGCTGCGTGAACCACGGGTCAAGCGGATTATTCAGCCGCTCATCGCCGGCGGGTTCACCGCTGCGGGCGGAGAGTACAACGACGATCTGTCCTACGTGACGGATCTCGGACTCGTCGCCCGAGACAAGCCGGTACGGGTGGCGAACTCGATCTACCGCGAAGTCATCGTCCGGGTCCTGGCAGCATGGACGGAAGACAACATCGAGACCGACCCGCGTACCTTCGTGCGCGACGACGGCACGCTGGACATCGACCTGCTGCTGTCCGAATTCACGGAGTTCTGGCGCGAGAACGGCGAGGTCCTCACCGAAGGCGCCTCGTACAAGGAAGTCGCCGCCCAGCTCGTACTCATGGGCTACCTGCACCGCGCCATCAACGGTCACGGCTTCATCGACCGCGAGTACGGTGTCGGACGACGTCGCATCGATCTGCTCATTCGCTGGCCCTGGATCTCATCCGACGGGACACGGCATGTGCAGAAGCAGGTCCTCGAACTGAAGGTGTGGCGCAGCCGCAGCGGCGATCCGCTTGAGCAGGGCTTGGCGCAGATCGACGGCTACCTCGACCGGACGGCCCAGGACTCCGGCGTCCTGGTGATCTTCGACCAGCGCAAGAACGCCCCCGACATCCACGAACGCATCAGTCGTACCACCGAGACCACACCGACCGGGAAGCAGGTGACACTACTGCGGCTGTGA
- a CDS encoding class I SAM-dependent DNA methyltransferase — MAASDAIVVGEEWISEHYFTTDGKQSFQFKVNERRKAWDAAAKEKDHAGTSRSRWLAARGDLLKAFAGFGEHGGRFDALPDLYRRLREVLGYRTAALQSKKDGPVEWIHATGLEATAPLVIVEAVAVKDVESLLAKGDPEKPRPADRTLLEPYDADEKTQIHSVARLLSHLFVQDSPPEFALVLAGGWALLAEKSRWPEGRYLAVDLQVIAERADDKRGGETDRALVCLDAESLAPDAQGSLWWPEVLKESVNHTVGVSQDLREGVRLSVEIIANEVVRRRAAAGLKPLAKEEAQPLAKQSLRFLYRILFLLYAEASPELGVLPIGDPVYEQGYSLDRLRELVLVDLADQRAAEGTHLYRSLAILFRLVDKGHDGAADAGDSGDLAQADGEAGFDGRAGLTFNELRADLFAAPATAHIDAVGLGNAALQQVLQHLLLSKESKGKDRGFISYAELGINQLGAVYEGLMSYTGFFAEEDLSEVAKGGDAIKGSWVVPVGRSHGISPEDLVRKPDPVTGENKPVVHERGTFVFRLAGRERQQSASYYTPEVLTRFTVGQALEELLDQDGTTTSARDILDLTVCEPALGSGAFAIEAVRQLAAEYLKRRQAEVEAAGGSRIDPDAYPAELQKVKAYIALHNVYGVDLNATAVELAEISLWLDTMGKGLAAPWFGLHLRRGNSLIGARRAVFRPDQLKKKAWLSDDAVPADRPLLDPATGEPAPVADGIHHFLLPAKGWGSAVDAKEAKELAPEALAALKDWRKTVLVTPSKKQADALAGLAQRVEILWDFTVQRLRKAESFVRRSIDVWEAEDLPADDAVSREEVEAYLKDTETAYRRLRLAMDAWCAMWFWPLTGVDEDVTPPNIDEWIAGLTALLGTHVGTESSGRGRKMQGGNQTLLDTDTWDKLGLAEDTEIKTYGAVSIPRLLDAHPWFRVVQQVAKRQGFFHWELDFASVFSSRGGFDLQVGNPPWVRPRSDVAALLAEADPWWQLKAKSTQAEDKEHREYALSFPGMRELVIEGTADVAVTAAFLGTAAQYPHLKGLQPDLYRCFMEQTWRHMSPAGLVGGGGTVGLIHLESHFTDEKAGVLRAETYRRLRRHWQFINELGLFEIQDQKRYGINVYGIDSEPDFMQAASLYHPDTVDRTLALKENMGDEPGIKDENGRWDVRPHRGRIVHVTNETLQVWHEILESDDVAIGQSRMVYAVNRATVAVLDKLSRARRIGELGLQFSRGWDESIDRKKGRFESEWGPADSWNDVILQGPHLWNGTPGYKSPNATMLHQQDWSAVDLETLPADAVPTTSYKPRGDRAGYDAAYTHWTRTIPADFDVTEGSLTVPGVTAGQGDRAPGVDPRWIRESEPVVGDDGREMVKQAVSARGFYRVAWRRMAANTGERTLIPAIVPPGAAHVHPVHTFAIPQSISQTLPLALAFVGSLLADFSVRAVPKSEILFSTIERMPFGIDQWFRRPLLLRVLRLNCVTSAYAELWEACWAEEFLADSWASSDHILGEPGVVVGSERTPLAAVRPEWTEDTPLRNAADRRRALLEIDALVALSLGITADELCTIYRTQFPVLYGYDRKDYLYDTAGRLVPTSVQQIWRKKGHNDGTFTDEDLTAFHPGSGIEYTYQLPFHHLNREADLRAAYTEFERRLE, encoded by the coding sequence ATGGCCGCGAGCGACGCGATCGTCGTCGGTGAGGAGTGGATCAGCGAGCACTACTTCACCACGGACGGCAAGCAGTCCTTCCAGTTCAAGGTCAACGAACGGCGCAAGGCCTGGGACGCCGCCGCCAAGGAGAAGGACCACGCCGGGACGTCCCGCTCCCGCTGGCTCGCGGCTCGCGGCGACCTGCTGAAGGCGTTCGCCGGGTTCGGCGAGCACGGCGGCCGCTTCGACGCACTCCCGGACCTGTACCGGCGGCTGCGAGAGGTCCTCGGTTACCGCACGGCCGCGCTGCAGTCCAAGAAGGACGGTCCCGTCGAGTGGATCCACGCGACGGGGCTGGAGGCGACGGCGCCCCTGGTGATCGTCGAGGCGGTCGCGGTGAAGGACGTGGAGTCGCTGCTGGCCAAGGGCGATCCGGAGAAGCCCCGCCCCGCGGACCGGACGCTGCTGGAGCCGTACGACGCCGACGAGAAGACGCAGATCCACTCCGTCGCCCGGCTGCTCTCGCATCTGTTCGTCCAGGACTCCCCGCCGGAGTTCGCACTGGTCCTGGCGGGCGGCTGGGCCCTGCTCGCGGAGAAGTCACGCTGGCCGGAGGGCCGCTACCTCGCCGTCGACCTGCAGGTGATCGCCGAGCGCGCCGACGACAAGCGCGGCGGCGAGACCGACCGCGCCCTCGTGTGCCTGGACGCGGAGTCCCTGGCGCCGGACGCGCAGGGCTCGCTGTGGTGGCCGGAGGTTCTCAAGGAGTCCGTCAACCACACGGTGGGGGTCTCGCAGGACCTCCGCGAGGGTGTGCGCCTGTCGGTCGAGATCATCGCCAACGAGGTGGTCCGGCGCCGAGCCGCGGCAGGGCTGAAACCGCTCGCGAAGGAAGAGGCGCAGCCGCTGGCGAAGCAGTCGCTGCGGTTCCTCTACCGGATCCTGTTCCTGCTGTACGCGGAGGCGTCCCCGGAACTGGGCGTGCTGCCCATCGGCGATCCCGTGTACGAGCAGGGGTACAGCCTCGACCGCCTGCGTGAGCTGGTGCTGGTGGACCTGGCGGACCAGCGGGCCGCCGAGGGCACGCACCTGTACCGCTCGCTGGCGATCCTGTTCCGGCTGGTCGACAAAGGACACGACGGCGCTGCCGACGCGGGCGACTCCGGAGACCTCGCGCAGGCCGACGGAGAGGCAGGCTTCGACGGACGCGCCGGGCTGACGTTCAACGAGCTGCGCGCCGACCTCTTCGCGGCGCCGGCCACCGCGCACATCGACGCGGTGGGCCTCGGCAACGCCGCGCTCCAGCAGGTGCTGCAGCATCTGCTGCTGAGCAAGGAGTCCAAGGGCAAGGACCGCGGGTTCATCTCGTACGCGGAACTCGGGATCAACCAGCTCGGCGCGGTGTACGAGGGCCTGATGTCGTACACCGGCTTCTTCGCCGAGGAGGACCTGTCCGAGGTCGCCAAGGGCGGCGACGCCATCAAGGGCTCCTGGGTGGTTCCGGTGGGGCGGTCGCACGGGATCTCGCCCGAAGACCTGGTGCGCAAGCCCGATCCGGTCACGGGTGAGAACAAGCCCGTGGTGCACGAGCGCGGCACCTTCGTGTTCCGGCTGGCGGGCCGTGAGCGGCAGCAGTCGGCGTCGTACTACACGCCGGAGGTCCTGACCCGCTTCACGGTGGGCCAGGCACTTGAGGAACTGCTCGACCAGGACGGGACGACGACGTCGGCCCGCGACATCCTGGATCTCACCGTCTGCGAGCCGGCACTCGGCTCGGGCGCGTTCGCCATCGAGGCGGTGCGGCAGCTCGCCGCCGAGTACCTGAAGCGGCGCCAGGCCGAGGTCGAGGCCGCGGGCGGTTCCCGGATCGATCCGGACGCCTACCCGGCGGAGCTCCAGAAGGTCAAGGCGTACATCGCCCTGCACAACGTGTACGGGGTGGACCTCAACGCGACCGCCGTCGAGCTGGCGGAGATCTCGCTGTGGCTCGACACCATGGGCAAGGGCCTGGCCGCGCCGTGGTTCGGCCTGCACCTACGCCGGGGCAACTCGCTGATCGGGGCGCGGCGTGCGGTGTTCCGGCCGGATCAGTTGAAAAAGAAGGCATGGTTGTCCGACGACGCCGTCCCGGCCGACCGTCCTCTGCTGGACCCGGCGACAGGCGAGCCTGCCCCGGTCGCGGACGGGATCCACCACTTCCTGCTGCCGGCCAAGGGCTGGGGCTCGGCTGTGGATGCCAAGGAGGCGAAGGAACTCGCGCCCGAGGCTCTGGCCGCGCTGAAGGACTGGCGCAAGACGGTGCTGGTCACGCCGTCGAAGAAGCAGGCGGACGCACTGGCGGGCCTCGCGCAGCGGGTCGAGATCCTGTGGGACTTCACGGTGCAGCGGCTGCGCAAGGCCGAGTCGTTCGTCCGGCGGTCGATCGACGTGTGGGAGGCGGAGGATCTGCCCGCCGACGACGCCGTCTCGCGCGAAGAAGTCGAGGCGTACCTGAAAGACACCGAGACCGCGTACCGCCGGCTCCGGCTCGCGATGGACGCGTGGTGCGCGATGTGGTTCTGGCCGCTGACCGGAGTCGACGAGGACGTGACGCCGCCGAACATCGACGAGTGGATCGCCGGGCTGACCGCACTACTGGGGACGCACGTCGGGACGGAGTCTTCCGGCCGGGGCCGGAAGATGCAGGGCGGGAACCAGACCCTGCTGGACACCGACACCTGGGACAAGCTGGGCCTCGCCGAGGACACGGAGATCAAGACCTACGGCGCGGTCTCGATCCCCCGCCTGCTCGACGCCCACCCCTGGTTCAGGGTGGTCCAGCAGGTCGCCAAGCGCCAGGGCTTCTTCCACTGGGAGCTCGACTTCGCGTCGGTCTTCTCGTCGCGCGGCGGTTTCGACCTGCAGGTGGGGAACCCGCCGTGGGTGCGGCCACGCTCGGACGTCGCCGCCCTCCTCGCCGAGGCAGATCCGTGGTGGCAGCTCAAGGCCAAGTCCACCCAGGCGGAGGACAAGGAACACCGCGAGTACGCCTTGTCGTTCCCGGGGATGCGCGAGCTGGTCATCGAGGGCACGGCCGACGTCGCGGTGACGGCCGCGTTTCTCGGCACTGCTGCCCAGTACCCGCACCTCAAGGGCCTCCAGCCAGACCTGTACCGCTGCTTCATGGAACAGACCTGGCGACACATGTCACCGGCAGGTTTGGTGGGCGGCGGCGGGACCGTGGGGTTGATCCACTTGGAGAGCCACTTCACGGACGAGAAGGCCGGGGTGCTGCGGGCGGAGACCTATCGGAGACTGCGGCGGCACTGGCAGTTCATCAATGAGCTCGGTCTTTTCGAGATTCAGGACCAAAAACGGTACGGCATCAACGTCTATGGCATCGATTCCGAACCTGACTTCATGCAGGCTGCCTCGCTCTATCATCCTGACACGGTCGATCGAACCCTTGCTCTCAAAGAAAATATGGGCGACGAGCCGGGGATCAAGGACGAGAACGGTCGATGGGATGTCCGACCTCATCGTGGCCGGATCGTACATGTCACGAACGAAACCCTCCAGGTCTGGCACGAGATCCTCGAATCCGACGATGTTGCGATCGGCCAGTCCCGGATGGTTTATGCGGTCAACCGCGCCACGGTGGCGGTGTTGGACAAGTTGTCGCGTGCGCGGCGGATAGGGGAACTCGGGCTGCAATTCTCGCGTGGCTGGGATGAAAGCATCGACCGCAAGAAGGGGAGGTTTGAGTCGGAGTGGGGTCCGGCCGATTCGTGGAATGACGTGATCCTCCAGGGCCCTCATCTTTGGAATGGCACGCCGGGCTACAAATCCCCCAACGCGACGATGTTGCACCAGCAGGACTGGTCCGCCGTTGACCTGGAGACTCTGCCCGCCGATGCGGTCCCGACTACGTCCTACAAGCCGCGCGGTGACCGTGCTGGCTATGACGCGGCGTACACACACTGGACCCGCACAATCCCGGCTGATTTCGATGTGACAGAAGGCTCATTAACGGTTCCTGGCGTTACCGCAGGTCAAGGCGATAGAGCGCCGGGCGTGGATCCACGGTGGATCCGGGAGTCGGAGCCCGTCGTGGGCGACGACGGGCGGGAGATGGTCAAGCAGGCCGTCTCGGCGCGAGGGTTCTACCGGGTGGCGTGGCGACGGATGGCCGCGAACACCGGAGAACGGACACTGATCCCGGCGATCGTTCCGCCGGGGGCCGCGCACGTACACCCTGTTCACACCTTCGCAATACCCCAGAGCATCTCGCAGACCTTGCCTCTCGCGTTGGCATTCGTCGGCTCGTTGCTCGCTGACTTCTCGGTCCGTGCGGTCCCGAAGTCGGAGATCCTGTTCAGCACGATCGAGCGGATGCCCTTCGGCATCGACCAGTGGTTTCGCCGCCCACTCCTGCTGCGGGTGCTCCGTTTGAACTGTGTGACCTCGGCATACGCAGAACTGTGGGAGGCCTGCTGGGCGGAGGAGTTCCTGGCGGATTCGTGGGCGTCGTCGGACCATATCCTCGGCGAACCGGGCGTCGTCGTCGGCTCCGAGCGGACGCCGCTGGCCGCCGTCCGACCCGAATGGACCGAGGACACACCCCTACGCAACGCGGCAGACCGCCGCCGCGCCCTGCTGGAGATCGACGCCCTGGTCGCCCTGTCACTCGGGATCACGGCAGACGAGCTGTGCACGATCTACCGCACCCAGTTCCCCGTCCTGTACGGCTACGACCGCAAGGACTACCTCTACGACACGGCAGGACGCCTCGTCCCCACGAGTGTCCAGCAGATCTGGCGCAAGAAGGGCCATAACGACGGCACCTTCACGGACGAGGACCTGACCGCGTTCCACCCTGGCTCCGGGATCGAATACACCTACCAGCTCCCGTTCCACCACCTCAACCGCGAAGCCGACCTCCGGGCCGCCTACACGGAGTTCGAACGACGCCTCGAGTGA
- a CDS encoding helicase-related protein, whose translation MPSATETTRVPGVDEPRGFGAAPGATVVVRDEEWLVTRVEPTRDGHNVSVIGLSDLVRDTSATFSTALDDVVVSDPRATDVVADDSPRYRKSRLWLEAMLRKTPIPIADPALTTAHRALADPLPYQLQAVRQALDPDNLRPRILLADAVGLGKTLEIGMILSELVRRGRGERILVVTPKHVLEQMQFELWTRFALPFVRLDSTGIQRIRQKLPANRNPFTYFRRVIISIDTLKSNKYVNHLRNHEWDAVVIDESHNVTNAGTQNARLASLLAERTSALVLASATPHNGDPRSFAALVRMLEPSAVRPDGSLDEDQVRRLIIRRHRHSPDVANAVGSDWAERKEPRNLSVPAAPVEEEIARELEDTWLWPVNGRSPYSGKGGASLFPWTLAKAFLSSPQALLESVNARLTSLAKGREIAAGDQDSLMSQEVSDDGAEPADASGVLVPDAGQATAAEERQALEHLKALAARALAEPSAKYDKLLAELRAIGVGRNSETRAVVFAERVATLGWLQARLAKDLGLKVEKSEISQVEVLHGGLSDVDQQEIVESFKLASSPIRVLVTGDVASEGVNLHSHCHHLFHYDIPWSLIRIEQRNGRIDRYGQKHSPQITTLLLEPRTTRRFGGDLRVLTALVRREHEAHTALGDTASLMGEYSVPAEEKKIAQVLRGAKEVDDVVAPVESVVAADGPAGLLARLMNMGSADEPTSSGDGTTSPDATTTDVTTGGRTGVYDDDLVFLDDALTQVYETPGLEPANGVAWKQFPGTQIASLKPPKDLRQRLEVLPQSYLAARRVNETLRLAASPARGRTELANARTTESTSTWPEAHYLAPLHPVLEWAGDRALAALGRNQVFAVRGDVDSVTVLVQATLTNTRGQVVAASFLTSEHPNPENPGFGLLTVHESVSDAVASLTLSATNTGAIAGARALGGFVRAAVDLAEAQVESHVDAVRDEATDRVKAWTARTRAWRMDASALFSRTVGAARGDLTKRQEGVDAETRLAAEMAPDKTLLRPLLVVVPQELDVEGLGTEDVDTENDGRGER comes from the coding sequence GTGCCGTCTGCCACGGAGACCACCCGCGTACCAGGCGTCGACGAACCGCGAGGCTTCGGCGCCGCCCCGGGCGCCACCGTCGTGGTACGCGACGAGGAATGGCTGGTCACCCGGGTCGAGCCGACACGTGACGGCCACAACGTCTCCGTGATCGGGCTGTCGGACCTCGTCCGGGACACGAGCGCGACATTCAGCACGGCGCTGGACGACGTCGTCGTCTCCGATCCTCGCGCCACCGACGTCGTCGCCGACGACAGCCCGCGCTACCGCAAGTCCCGCCTCTGGCTGGAGGCGATGCTCCGCAAGACACCCATCCCGATCGCAGACCCCGCGCTGACGACGGCCCACCGAGCCCTCGCGGATCCGCTCCCCTACCAGCTCCAGGCCGTCCGCCAGGCCCTCGATCCCGACAACTTGCGGCCCCGCATCCTGCTCGCGGACGCCGTCGGCCTCGGCAAGACCCTGGAGATCGGCATGATCCTCTCCGAGTTGGTCCGCCGCGGCCGCGGCGAGCGGATCCTGGTGGTCACCCCGAAGCACGTGCTCGAACAGATGCAGTTCGAGCTGTGGACGCGGTTCGCGCTGCCCTTCGTCCGCCTGGACTCGACCGGGATCCAGCGCATCCGCCAGAAACTCCCGGCGAACCGCAACCCGTTCACGTACTTCCGCCGTGTCATCATCTCGATCGACACCCTCAAGTCGAACAAGTACGTCAACCACCTGCGCAACCACGAGTGGGACGCCGTCGTCATCGACGAGAGTCACAACGTGACGAACGCGGGGACGCAGAACGCCCGCCTCGCGAGCCTGCTGGCCGAGCGGACCAGCGCCCTGGTCCTCGCCAGCGCGACCCCGCACAACGGCGACCCGCGCTCGTTCGCCGCGCTCGTGCGCATGCTCGAACCGTCGGCGGTCCGCCCGGACGGCAGCCTCGACGAGGACCAGGTGCGGCGGCTCATCATCCGCCGTCACCGCCACAGCCCGGACGTCGCGAACGCCGTCGGGTCCGACTGGGCCGAGCGCAAGGAACCGCGCAACCTCTCCGTCCCGGCCGCGCCGGTCGAGGAGGAGATCGCCCGGGAGCTGGAGGACACGTGGCTCTGGCCGGTGAACGGCCGCAGCCCGTACTCCGGAAAGGGTGGCGCGAGCCTCTTCCCGTGGACGCTCGCCAAGGCGTTCCTCTCCTCCCCCCAGGCGCTCCTGGAATCCGTGAACGCGCGCCTCACATCGCTGGCCAAGGGGCGCGAGATCGCCGCAGGCGATCAGGACAGCCTCATGTCGCAGGAGGTGTCCGACGACGGCGCGGAGCCGGCCGACGCTTCCGGTGTCCTCGTGCCCGACGCCGGCCAGGCCACCGCCGCCGAGGAACGCCAGGCGCTGGAACACCTCAAGGCCCTCGCCGCACGGGCCCTGGCGGAACCGTCCGCGAAGTACGACAAGCTCCTGGCAGAGCTGCGGGCCATCGGCGTCGGCCGGAATTCCGAGACCCGCGCGGTGGTCTTCGCCGAGCGCGTCGCGACGCTGGGCTGGCTCCAGGCGAGGCTCGCCAAGGATCTGGGACTGAAAGTCGAGAAGTCGGAGATCTCGCAGGTCGAGGTGCTGCACGGTGGCCTGTCCGACGTCGACCAGCAGGAGATCGTCGAGTCGTTCAAGCTGGCGTCCTCCCCCATCAGGGTTCTCGTGACCGGCGACGTCGCCTCCGAGGGCGTGAACCTCCACTCGCACTGCCATCACCTCTTCCACTACGACATCCCGTGGTCCCTGATCCGGATCGAGCAGCGCAACGGCCGCATCGACCGCTACGGCCAGAAGCACAGCCCTCAGATCACCACCCTGCTCCTGGAGCCGCGGACCACCCGGCGGTTCGGCGGCGACCTCCGCGTCCTGACCGCGCTCGTGCGGCGCGAGCACGAGGCGCACACCGCGCTCGGCGACACCGCCTCCCTCATGGGCGAGTACTCCGTGCCCGCCGAGGAGAAGAAGATCGCGCAGGTGCTGCGCGGCGCCAAGGAGGTCGACGATGTCGTCGCCCCTGTCGAGTCAGTGGTCGCCGCCGACGGGCCGGCGGGGCTGCTCGCACGGCTCATGAACATGGGGAGCGCTGACGAGCCGACATCGTCGGGCGACGGCACGACGTCGCCCGACGCCACGACGACCGACGTGACGACCGGTGGACGGACCGGCGTCTACGACGACGACCTGGTCTTCCTCGACGACGCACTCACCCAGGTCTACGAGACGCCGGGGCTGGAGCCCGCCAACGGGGTCGCCTGGAAGCAGTTCCCCGGCACGCAGATCGCGAGTCTGAAGCCGCCGAAGGATCTGCGGCAGCGGCTCGAGGTGCTGCCGCAGTCCTACCTGGCCGCGCGGCGGGTGAACGAGACGCTCCGGCTGGCGGCGTCCCCGGCGCGCGGGCGCACGGAACTGGCCAACGCCCGGACCACGGAGTCGACGTCCACGTGGCCGGAGGCGCATTACCTCGCGCCGCTGCACCCGGTGCTCGAATGGGCCGGGGATCGCGCGCTCGCAGCGCTCGGCCGGAACCAGGTGTTCGCGGTGCGGGGCGACGTCGACTCGGTGACGGTGCTGGTGCAGGCGACGCTCACGAACACGCGCGGGCAGGTCGTCGCGGCGTCGTTCCTGACGTCGGAGCACCCGAACCCGGAGAACCCGGGGTTCGGGCTGCTGACGGTGCACGAGTCGGTGTCCGATGCCGTCGCGTCCCTCACCCTCTCGGCCACGAACACCGGCGCGATTGCCGGCGCCCGGGCGCTCGGGGGCTTCGTGCGGGCTGCCGTCGACCTGGCCGAGGCCCAGGTCGAGTCGCACGTCGACGCCGTGCGCGACGAGGCGACGGACCGTGTCAAGGCCTGGACGGCACGGACGCGGGCGTGGCGGATGGACGCATCGGCGCTGTTCAGTCGCACGGTGGGCGCCGCTCGCGGCGATCTCACCAAGCGGCAGGAGGGCGTGGACGCCGAGACGCGTCTGGCGGCCGAGATGGCACCGGACAAGACACTGCTGCGACCGCTGCTGGTGGTGGTGCCGCAGGAACTGGATGTGGAAGGCCTGGGCACGGAAGACGTGGACACGGAGAACGACGGAAGGGGTGAGCGCTGA